The following is a genomic window from Hypomesus transpacificus isolate Combined female chromosome 14, fHypTra1, whole genome shotgun sequence.
TGGCCTGACCTGACTCGTCCAGAAACACATGGGTGAAGTGACCCACCCTGGGGAAACACAGGACCGCAGATTTACAACAGCTGGCAGCTTCACTGCCCAATACTAATACTACTAATTATAATAAAATTaataacaaacaacaacatttaTATAGCTCCTTTTTTCAAACCCAAACATGCTTTACAGAGGAATATTGACAATAATAGTGGCAGTAATCTGAGGTAGGTCTCCATCTAAACTGTCCTTACTGGAGTCCTATTTGGTAGAACATTCCGGCGCTGGAGCAGGTGCTGACCACGATCCTGTGGAAGGAGGCGTGACGGATGTCTTCCCCTGCCCTCGAGTACTGCTTCAGCACATCTGACATGGACTGGGACAAATATTCActttacatttgatttatttgcAGGcacctttatccaaagcaacatgcaGAAGATCATGGATCAGAAGTGCAAAGTTCTAACGGTATTTTGCTGGTcagtcaaggaacggtctgtatttaaCCGGCACAGTGCGACAACACCAACATCTCGCGTGGGGACTGAAAACATCAGTCATGCCAGGGCTGAGACTACAAACCCCATGATGCATTTCACGCTGGCTTTGCAACTACCTCTTCCTGCCTGCAGGAGGCGTTGACGCGAGCCAGGCTGGCGGCGTGCAGGAAGCCGCTGTCATGGAGACGGAGGCAGATGAGGTCGGCCGCGCTGTTGGAGGGCGTGCACACCAGGACCCGGCTCGAGGGCAGACGGTGGTACACCTGGGACCAGACACACCCAGGACGATCACGTACAACTGACACCATAATCACAGCACTTTGATCCAAAGAGACAAACAAGGGGTGCGTCCAGAAAGTACTGAaggagatcaaggatcagaagggcATCGTTTACTATTACGAGTGTTTGACAGTACTTTGACGGTAGTCTGTAATTTGCCAGCCACATGGCAGAGTAACCACATGTCAGCTACCAGACAGGGTGAACTAAAGCAATgcaacagtgcaacaataacagctCAATCACTTTACCACAGTGCGTACGCAGGGGACAGACTAGCAGCAGCGTTTTGTACTTTGAAAGAGCTCCAGATTAAACACCACAAATTATatttcacaaataaataaaaaaccaaCGGCAGAATTACAACTCGGACCAGAATTCCCATGGTGGCCGCATGACAGGGAGCGTCCCTACCTGCAGGATAGCCTCTACGAGTGTGATCGTTTTCCCTGTGCCAGGAGGTCCAAACAGGATGTAGGGCGTGGGCCGACATTCCCCAGACAGGATCCTCTCCACCGCTTCCTTCTGAGAGGGGTTGAGGTGGCGGTTGAAGAACTGGCCTGGCTTGGGGATGGTCACGGCCTTCTGGCCCGAGTCTAGGAGAACACACGGGTCTGGTCAGGGTACCGCATGCTGTGGGAGGGTCAGTGACGGGCACTGGGGAGTACACCTGTGGGGCTGGAGTTGTGAGGACAGACTGGTCACCTGGTTTGGTCTGAGTGGCCTTGGACGTCACGTCGACAGGGATCTCCTTTGCGTTTTGGCCGGGCGTTCCCTGCATGGGAGAGATGGAATGTAGGACAGTCGGGCAAAGGTTTGGCCGTCGGCGGTCTCGCCCGTGCTGGtcagctccctcctctccagagcAGCCGTCAGAGGCCTCCACGCCAAGCCCTTTCCCTGCTCCTCTGCCTGGGTGTGTCTGTTCCGGGTACTCACTCACCTCGGGGTTGGTGAGAATCTGGTCCTCTGCGTTGGTCTCCTCCGgcccccactctcctctccactgAGGGGCCTGAACCATGACTGACCTggggaagaacactggacacagggaggggagagagcatcGTCACTCTGGCTCTGGAGAGACCAGGCAGCTAAAGAGAACTAGAAGTGATCAAGGAGGAcagagctcagtggttagagcacttgactgactgatcaagaggtcgcaggttcaaatcaccCTGTAATGTGATTCGTTTtcgtttatttttttacaggaGTGAGAATCTTATTTAAACCCAGTGTAACCCTGGCACACCATTCTCTCCAAAGTTCTTGGTCTGGTTGACTGCAAGGTGACATCTCCTCATGGTCAACCTGCACAGGAAACAGTAGCTGAAGGACCACAACACATGCAGACCACGTGACAAAAACATAACCTGCAACGATGCCAGACGCTCCCCGACACACATGTACCTGTTAAAGGTGAACTCCACGTCTAAAGGCTCTCCTAGGTAAGTGCGGTGGAACTCCTTATCCACTCGCAGGCTCACATCCTCATCGTGGATCTGCACTCGACAACAGATGGGTTTGGAAAAAAAGGTTGTACAATAGGGACAAAGCAGCGACGAGCCAGGGTAAAAAAAGATCAATATATTTTCCAGTACCTCTGTCACATAACTAATGTAATCCATAACCACGCCTCCGGGAAGCCACTTTTTCAATGACACTCTGTCACctggagaggacacacaacacacacacccacacccaaatGGATTCAACAATTAGTCTCCATTACTAAACAGGCTTACAAGTATGTATCCATTAGCATTAGCTCAAAGGTAACCACTTGCTTAGCATCTGAAGGCACCTATTAACATTAGTCTAGCTATTGAAGTCAAAGCTAACCATTAGCATGAGCTTATCTTTAAGAGACACTCATTAACATTAACGTAGCCACTCAAGGTAAATGCTAAACGATTCGCATGCGCTTATCAGTGGCGCTAACGTGAGCTGGAGATCCTGGATCTGGCAAGAGACTGCACCCATGAAATGAGATCGTGTGGCACTTATGATGAGACATTGCTGCACAGTACACAAGATATTATCATGGTTCACCGTGCCTGGTAACTAAGATACACCACGGCTAGTAAACACAGACCGTTCATTGTCTCCGACCACATGAATACcgttagaactatgcacttctgatatTGAATCTGCCGCAATACTTTAtatatgcactatttgtttgtcgctttggatgaaatgtagcctctgctaaatgacaaaaaaattgAAATGTGAAAGCGTGTGTACCATCTGCTCAGGAAGTAGGTTCCCATGTTGAAAACAAACGACTACAAAACACAGACTATGAACACAGTCAAAATGGAAACTGCAGCGCGGGCCCCAGACCTATGAAGAGACTGGGCCTGCCTTCCGCCAGCCCCAGCACCTCCAGGTGCAGGTAGACCGCGCCTCTCCTCAGGAGGGCGCCGGTGAGGTGGAAATCTCGGAGCTCGTGCTcggcctgcagctcctccagccaCAGCAGGGTGGAGAAGCGCTCGCGCGCGTTGGCCTGGGACAGGGtctgggagggagaaggggagaaccatgggaggagctggtggtggtggtgaggcggAAGAAAACACGtcaggccagggccagggcaggGTAGGGAAAGGAGGATAGCGGCAGGAGGGgttggagaagagaaggaggaggggggggaaacgAGGAAAAGAGACTGGGAGGGGGAATGTGGAAGTGGGTGCCGGGATGTCACAGGAACTGTTGGGATAAACCGACAGCTCGTTCATATCACTGAACGTTGAAGATCTGTTGTTTCTGCGTGGTTGGGTTACATGACACTTTGTTCAATTAGCAAACACTTTTGATCCAATCGGTGCGCAAGGCAGAGTGAGTAGTGCACGTGTCTTACCGCTCCCAGACAGGGCTGAGCCACCAGCACATCCCGCTGGGCCTCCACACAGTCTCTCAGACTCTGGGGCACAGGGTAGGAACCCAGGAAGTTAGGCAGGTGGCGCTTCAAAGGCCTGTCAAAGCACACAATCGCAGATTTGGAAAAGGCTGGAGACGGATTCGTCTCGACACGAACGACCTGATCTTGTGACAAAATAGGATTGAATAATCGCTTGAGAGAATGAACTGAAGCGGTGTCGCCATTTCTAATAAAAAGTAGTTAAGTAGTAAAACTAGCATTGCGTGTCCCCAGTCAAGTTGCTGTAGGTCACCTTAGAGTGGGACCAGGTCCGGCCGTAACAGTGACCACATGGGCGGCCTGTGCGGGCGGCGTGGGCTGCGGAGGGCTGGCGAAGGCAGAGCTGTAGGGGGCGCTGGGCTGAATCAGGCTCTCCTCCACGCTCCCCACCGTGACCTCCAGGCGCCGCCCGatggtgaaggaggagaagtgcagcagcagcagctcggCGCAGCTGCCCAGGTTCCTGCACGGGAATCATGACGACGtgaatgcatttagcagacagttcaatccaaagcaacgtaccaGAGGGGGAGGAAATGTGAACTCTTGATTTACAATCAAATGCTCCCGACCGCTGGCGTTCAAATGGTTGTCGGAGAACATCATAAGAGATATAGGAAAGGTTATGGGTGACTTCTGCCGTCATTATAATCCGCCAGAGATCTAAACAGGCACTATCTACGTAAGATTAATAGTGGGCGTTGAATGGGACCTACTTGGCTCTGCAGCCCACTTTGACAGGCTGCCTCTCCCCTGGTGcaatctccacctctctctcctcagtccttACAGCAGGCTCATGAACTCTCTCTTCCGTGATATCTCCATCAATCTCGTCTTCCTGCCTCCCATCCCCAGTGGCTAGCTCAGTAGGCCCCGGAAGCCTGGCCAACGGGTAGAGGGCAGGCCCCAGCAAGGGCTTGAGTATACTGGGCAGGTAAGTGTGTGGAGAGCCCTGGAAGCTCCCATAGAGGCTCGGTGTGATAGCAGGCTTCGGTTGAACACATTTCTTCAGCTCCAGAGAGTTTGGCTTTTTCACAGGGCTCAAGGTGAACTGTTCCTCAGAGTCCCAACCTCCTAACTCACAACACTTTAGAAGGTGGGCTGTTGACCCTTTGTTCCTGTCAAGAAAGATTTGAGAAATCAGGGTAAAAGGAGAATGCTTACTTCCCCATTCTtgaatatacagtaccagtcaaaagtttggacataTTTCgactggtactgtgtgtgtgtgtgtgtgtgtgtgtgtgtgtgtgtgtgtgtgtgtgtgtgtgtatgtatgtatgtatgtatgtatgtatgtatgtatgtatgtatgtatgtatgtatatatatatatatgaaatacAGAGAAGCCAAGGCTAACTCACTGTATCCAGAACACCagctctctggtctctcccagCATCAGAGCCCCAAAGTGGGTGTTCTTGGTGACCTCCAGGCCCCCCTTATCTTCTAGCAGGTTCTTGATCTCTGCCTCGGGCTCCGAGCTTAAAGCGTTGACACTATCGGGCAAAAGAATGACCCATCACCACATTATATTTAATTgatttagcagatgtttttatccaaaCAGAGGTACGGAACAAATAGTTAGAACATAGCatacagaaagtacagcagtATTTCACGGTCAGGGTCAATGGACAGTCTGTATTTGGTAGCCACAAATGATCTGACAAAACGCTTCCAATTCACCAATCTCATCTCACCAATAACGGATAAGACAGATTCAGTGCGTCTTTTGGGATCCGGACAAGGCCAAGATCACGTTCTGTGGTGTTCAGTGTGTAGAGTTAGTACTGTATGgagccctggtgtgtgtgtgtgtgtgtgtgtgtgcgtaggcgTACCCTCCAGGAGGCTGCTTACCCGTGCTCGCTGGGGGCCATGCAGAGAGCCCTCCAGCAGTAGAAGGACTGGCtgctctccaccaccaccaggctCACCAGGTCCCCAGGCGAGGGACGGTAGTTGGCCGGGAGCATGACCGAGTCCAGGCTGAAGAACACGCTGTCCTCCACCACCCCGCTGCGGCCAAACACACTGGACACGCGCACCTGGAGGGGAAAGGACACCACTGATTTCTCTGCAGACGAGACCTTTTGATGTTCCAGTGACAACTCGTTTCCTGGCTCTCTAGCATCTCCTGCACGTTTCAAGAACGTCTGGTGACCGCTGTGCACAGACGCGGGTACGTTCTCCAGGCTCTCGTAGAGGGGCTGACCTGGTCAAGGCGACGGTAGCGCAAAGGGGACACCACGGAGGCCTGTGTGCTCCACTGTGTGGGACTGATGAAGTACTGGGCCTGGACCCAGTCTCCTTTCATTGGCTCAAAACCTAACCTCAACACAGAGAGCATAGGGTAAAGGTCCCACATGGCAGCCAATCAATACTTACAGAAATGCGTGCATCTCTATCTAAAAGTGTACCCATGTGGAAACTCCCATACTTATGGATCCATAAGCATGAACACAATTCTACCACGGGTTGGCGTCACCTTCACAGAGAGCGTGGCGAGGAAAGAAGGTGGTCTGGTTGATGAAGCCTCCGTCGCGGTTCAATGACGTTACCGTGCCAATCAGGGGGTGGAGCTTGCTGCAGTCCTTCTCCAGGGAGGCTCCGCCCCCATCCTCCCAGGCGTCTGCGCTCTTCTCCACCTGCACGATGGGACGGTCGCCAGTCAACTACGACACTCCCGAGTGTGACTTTATCATACCTTTCCTCTCCGTGATTCATACATTTGAAACCCTTTATTCATTTGGCAAATGCTTTCATCTAAAGCCACGTACAAATGGTGCATATTGAaaatacagcagaagatcaaggatctgaAGTGCAAAGTTCAAACAGGATTTCAATGGTCAATCAAGGAACAGTCTCATCAGCCACATTTCTTAATAACCTCTCCAGACTGGAAACAGGATGTCGGGACAAAGGCACCGGGCAGTGCTTCAGAAGCTCTCACCCGTAGTGCCCGCCATCCTCCGTGGGACCCGTCCCGTACCGCTATGCCGTTGACCCTGTCCCCAACCCGCAGTGGCACCCCGCCCAGGACCTCTTTGGAGGTGAAGTACACGGCGTCGTCTATCATGCCATAGTCTAGGCACAGCTGGGACACCACACTGCCTCGCAGGTGCCGGATCTCCTCCATAGCTGGCAAAGGCACAATTATTAAGTGAGCGagcatgttgttttgtgtgtgtgtcaatcatAGGCCAACAATATTTATGTGGACAGGTTACACAGAGTAGTATTTGGTTACGGTTTGTCAGAAGGCCTGAAAATGCTCGAACAATGTGGGTTAATCCCACGAGTACGATCCCACAAGTAGGCCTCTGGTGTCATACCTGCACCTAAAACATCTTCATCTTGCTCCACTCTCCTCCATAAAGGTGTAAACAGCCTGGATATCAAGCTTTGCACTGCAGTTACCATTTCTGCTAAATCTTAGTCGGTGTCTGCAATTCAAaggtgagagagaagaaaatgtatattcttgctACCTAGCGTTAGTTGAGTTTAATAGTGCATGTCAGTTTCTGCCATTGGTTGTatctcgctagctagctagccagccatGTCAATAGAAACTCAAAGTCGACATTCTATATCTTGCAAACAATAAAGAAATATGACACGTATATTCATTATTATAATGTATAAAATTAGAAACACTAAAACCAGTAAATTAGAAATATACTGCGTAGCTAACAGTTTCCGAGACACTTTGCCTACTAATTTAGCGTTAGCTTAGCTAACTCAAATTGGGTTGAAGTGAAAATTCAGATTGACAGGTCTTGGAATTTACGCCACAacaatgtgactgtgtgtgcactTAAAGTCACATAATGTCTAGCAAAACTTAAACGAAAGACACCTTTATCGTAGTCTTTAGATTTTAGTAGAACATGTCCGCACCAATTTTTACCTTCACGTTGTTAACCTGTTGAACATGTATGTTCACGTGTGCTCGTCTGAATTGGAAATGCACGAGACAAATCAAAAAGCAAGCTGGAGAACGCGCGCAGTCCATTTTCAATCAATTCTcgcgtttatttattttttcttcagCAAATACTTCTGATTCATAATATTGTTTAATACATTAACATTGATCTAAAGAAAAACAGTCAgatattacatttaaatgtatttgtaaatgCAGAGGTGACCATCTCTGAAGCTGTCATTGGCCCCAGTACAGGTAACAAACgtagaatagaatagaatatatTTGTTGTCATTGTACACTGTAGGCTACAACGAAATTGGAGGCAATCTTCCTCAAGTGCactgaataaatacaaaatgtaaatattatattatataataagatgaaaatgtaaaaatattaaGGCTATAACAAAATAAAGACTGACAGACCGTACTCCTGTACAAAGTCTATGGTAACTATTTTTCAAACTGTATTGTATACAGCAAcctatatgtaaaaaaaaaaaacaagtccaAGTTGTTGGCGAAGAATAACAAATGggtaaaaacatctgcttcgcccatttgctcctccctcctctttttaCAGGCTATTCCTGGTCCTGACTTTGGCATGATACGCAACTTTCCATGTCAGGGACAGGTGGGAACCTCACAATCTGACGGTTACGATGACGTGTTCTGCGGGGGAGGCGGTGTGTCATCAATCATGCAGTCCTGATGAAGTGACCTGTTGACATAGGTATGAAATGTTCCCTCTTTTTTATCACCACAAACTCCTCTTTTTAGTCAACAACCCATAATTCATCAATTAGGCTATTTTTACTCTGTGCAATCCTTTTGGACGGTTCCAACTGCATTCAGATGCAATCTCAAGTTTGCTTTAGAGTCAGAATTTATTTTGGACATTTCAAACCAGGCTCTGGTGTTCCCAGGTTGTGTCCCCTCTCTGTGATGTGTCTTTCGTGTCACATAGTAAATATTCTATTTATATGCCCTCGACACGTGCCCAAACTGTGCTGTTGATCTTGAAGTTGTTATTGCGAGTGACCTCTGCCAGTGTCCTGGGGGCTCGGAAAACCTGACTGAAAGATTCCTAAAAAAGATCACGCCTTTACAAAAAAGAAATCAACATATTATCGCAGATAGTGGAGAGTTCATATTCTTttcttgtattttttttattgggtTGTATCAGATACTTGATCATTTATGTATTTTAGAACTTGTTGGTCAAGTAGAAACAGGAAACTTGACAGTGTGCCCCTGTGTTAAGTTTCATGTCATCTTATTTTTATATGAGTACTCCTGAGAGTATTTTTTGACACTTATTTTTCTCTATCTGGTTTCAAAACTATGAAAATGACCCATGGCATCtctaaacacacatgctcatctGAGTTTCTTCAATTTGTATTCCTAAAATGCACTTGTCATTCAGTTGCTACCTAAGAATACATTCCTCGAGGAGACTGTGACAAACATAAGGAGATTAACATCCATGTTTTTCATGTTTGAGCCATTGACTTTGTTTCCACAGGTGCTGCCCAGAATGAAGTTTTACTTTCATGGCCATTGGCAGTCATGGTCGTCTGTCTTTGGTTAACTCATTGCTCTCTGACTGGGAACCTTTGACTATGTGTATTGTAAATCAGATTTCTAGTTAAGAGAGATATATTTTTATTTGGAAAGACTGATCATGTTTGGAAATATGTTGCATCAGGCAAAAGATATGAGTCTTTAATTGCGTAACAAAAAATACTTTATCCTGATGGACTTTTGTCATGGTCCAGTTTGAAAAATCCCACCCCTCTTTGTCTCCACTAGGTGGCAACATTTTCAATattgtttttccacaaaattaaACATTTGCCAGGGAGTGCAAATAAGGCCAAGTCAGCATCAGATTAGATACACATCTTGGCATTTATGTTGATAAAACTGGAAGATCCACTGAACCTGTTTTCAGTTTTAATGAAAGCAAAAACACAGATTGTTGATGCTCTAAATTTGTGCTGCTATCATCTAGAATCTAGATGATAGAGAAAATGGTTCCCCCGTTCAGATTCTGTTTGACGTAAACTTCCTCTCTCTAATTAGTAGATAAAGTGCTTGTGATTGTGCATACACAAGAATAACCAGAGCCATTAGAGTGCAGTTCACTCCATCTGATTGTGGGGCGGCATATTCTAGGTCATCTCCTGTGAGAGTCTGGGAACAGTTTGGGATCAGAGGTGAGACGTTCCGGAGAGCTCTGTACCCACTGATGCACCGACAGGAATGCATAACCTTAATAACATTTAAACATATATTCAGTTGTAATGTTTTTACACTCGAATAACAGTATATTCCATCAATCTCAGGGAAAGACATAGGTAAATAACGTGAGATTCTTGCATGCAAGGGTGACCCATAATGTACAGTGTACCCTACAGCAACATGGAATGAATTGGATGATCACACAATTCCTGTTCATTCCACTTTGTTATGAGAGGCAGATGCAAAAAGGGATCAATGTTGCATGTTGAATGTGAACATGTAACGCAGACATTGGATTAGGGAACTCCAACGACATTGCAAAGAATATATTTTTGCAGAGATATTAATGACATCCAAATTATTGTTGACTGCATTAACCTTGGCCTTGATATGTTCCAAATGACTAGGCAAAACCCAAGTGGAAAATCTCAAAGAATGGCATCTCTTTTTTTGAAAAAACCATTGGCTTTATGTATTTAATGCAATTCataataatacacacacatatatattcaAGAAGATTGTCCATCAAGATCGTCTGCTTGTAGATGGGTCACTCTGTATGAAGAGAAGAGAGTCAGCAGTCCATAAtcccagaaagagagaggaggaaaggggagcacaaagagaaggagaggaggactgtaACTCCGCCTCCAGTCtcgatcatctcacattcctTATTCGCTGCCCCTCACGTTGGAGAATAGAGCGAAAGGGAGAAGAGGGCACAAGAACAAGGAGAGCAAAACGACCATGGCAATATTCAAATCGTCTCAGCTTGAGATATCCGATCAGAGCACATCTCTAACTTCGATTTGGGCATGGGGCACTCCCGCGATAGACAGAGTTCTGTTGAATGACGCTACACCTGGGTTGAGGACAAAATGAGGGTGATCTTCATCCAGAACGCCGGTTTTGTCGCTGCTTTCTCGGGAGGCAATGACGCTGAAGGTTTCGCCTTTTAGTTGTGAGTTAATGATGTTGGCAGAATTTTTACGGTAGATAATGTGAACGACCCAGAATAAAGGACAGACGACGAGAtcatgacagtgtaataacgtGATAGTAGAATAGCCCTATGATATTTTGATAGCTGA
Proteins encoded in this region:
- the mov10l1 gene encoding RNA helicase Mov10l1, with the protein product MEEIRHLRGSVVSQLCLDYGMIDDAVYFTSKEVLGGVPLRVGDRVNGIAVRDGSHGGWRALRVEKSADAWEDGGGASLEKDCSKLHPLIGTVTSLNRDGGFINQTTFFPRHALCEGFEPMKGDWVQAQYFISPTQWSTQASVVSPLRYRRLDQVRVSSVFGRSGVVEDSVFFSLDSVMLPANYRPSPGDLVSLVVVESSQSFYCWRALCMAPSEHGVNALSSEPEAEIKNLLEDKGGLEVTKNTHFGALMLGETRELVFWIQNKGSTAHLLKCCELGGWDSEEQFTLSPVKKPNSLELKKCVQPKPAITPSLYGSFQGSPHTYLPSILKPLLGPALYPLARLPGPTELATGDGRQEDEIDGDITEERVHEPAVRTEEREVEIAPGERQPVKVGCRAKNLGSCAELLLLHFSSFTIGRRLEVTVGSVEESLIQPSAPYSSAFASPPQPTPPAQAAHVVTVTAGPGPTLRPLKRHLPNFLGSYPVPQSLRDCVEAQRDVLVAQPCLGATLSQANARERFSTLLWLEELQAEHELRDFHLTGALLRRGAVYLHLEVLGLAEGRPSLFIGDRVSLKKWLPGGVVMDYISYVTEIHDEDVSLRVDKEFHRTYLGEPLDVEFTFNRLTMRRCHLAVNQTKNFGENVFFPRSVMVQAPQWRGEWGPEETNAEDQILTNPEGTPGQNAKEIPVDVTSKATQTKPDSGQKAVTIPKPGQFFNRHLNPSQKEAVERILSGECRPTPYILFGPPGTGKTITLVEAILQVYHRLPSSRVLVCTPSNSAADLICLRLHDSGFLHAASLARVNASCRQEESMSDVLKQYSRAGEDIRHASFHRIVVSTCSSAGMFYQIGLQVGHFTHVFLDESGQATEPEALIPMGLVSERDGQIILAGDPCQLGPVVKSKLASAFGLGVSLLERLMANPLYSRKECGYNPMLVTKLVYNYRSHEALLALPSRMFYDGELCVRSQRAVVDSLCHWTHLPTKGFPLLFHGVRGMEMREGRNPSWFNPGEAVQVMLYCCQLAKKLYNPVNASDIGIIAPYKKQVEKIRVLLHGVGLSDIKVGSVEEFQGQEFLVIILSTVRSSEAKEDDIQSVLGFLTNPKRFNVAITRPKALLIVVGNPHVLIKDACFSALLQYSFDNGALVGCDPPPSLRTSHRPGL